The DNA segment GCGCGATCGCCCGGAACAGGAGGTTCTTCGGAAGGCGGAATCGTGTTTATATAGGGCGAAGCGGCGGGATTAGGGACCGTGTTGTCATAAGACAACGATTCCCGTGCATGGGCCGCCAACCTTTGCAGGAGTGCCCGGGCGCGGGCGGCGCCCTGCTGTTCGGCGACGGCATCGAACGATTCGATCCACTCCCGCATTTCCCGATCCAAACTCGCTTGATCGCCATTCCAATCGTTCATTCGACACCTCCCGTCCGCGGAATTCTCCTTTTCCGAAAAGGCTAACATACCCGACGCGGAACCAAATTCCGTGTTTCATTTCATGGACCTGCGTCGAGTATACTGGGATTTCGTGTGCAGATGGAGTTTTCAACCTGGGAGGATTGCAGCATGTCAAAGGAGCGGGAAATGAATCGCCGCGGCTTTTTCCGCCGGGCCGGACAAGGCGCCGCATTGGCGGGCATGGGGTTGATGGTCGCGGAAGCGGCGGAGGCTTCGTCCAAACGAAAGATTGTCCCGGCGGACCCGCATGCGCCGAAGACCGGGCGTCTGCTCAAGGACGACGAGATCATCGGCATCGGCATGATCGGCGTGGGCGGCATGGGCGGCAGCCATGTCGAGGAACTCTGTTCCATGGAAAAGGCCGGGGCCAAAATCCAGATCCGCGCGGTATGCGACGTGTACAAGCGCCGCCAGACTTATCGCCAGAAATGGATCAAGAGCAATGTCGGGCGCGACGTGGACGCATACACCGATTACCGGAAACTGCTGGAGCGCGACGATATCCACGCCGTGGTCATCGCGACGCCCGATCACTGGCACGCGCTCAACTCGATTCATGCCATGGAAGCCGGCAAGGACGTGTATTGCCAGAAACCCGTCACGCTGACCACCGAGGAATCCATCGCCGTCCGCGACAAGGTGCTTGAAACGGGGCGCATCTTCCAGTGCGGCGCGCAAGGATCGTCCGACGACTGGTGGTGGCAGGCCCGCGCCTTCATCAAGAAGGGCGGCATCGGCAAGGTGGTGTGGGCGCAGGCGGATTACAGCCGCAATTCGGCCGGCGGACCCGACGATCGCGGCGGCGAATGGAACTGGCACATCGACCCCGACGCGACCGACAAACCCGGCGCCGGCGAGGCATACATTGACTGGCAGCAATGGCTGGGCCCCGCGCCGAAACGCCCCTTTTCCAAGCCCCGCTTTTTCCAGTTCCGAAAATTCTGGGACTATTCCGGCGGCATCGCGACCGACTTGCTCTACCACGTCCTCGCGCCGATGACCATCGCCCTCGACGCGAAAGCGCCCGAACGCGCCACGGCCGCCGGCGGCATCTTCGTTCAACACGACGACCGCGAAGTCCCCGACACGTTCATGATGACGCTCGATTATCCCGACGATTACACGGTGGTGCTGACTTCCTCCATGGCCAACCGGCAGGCCAACCCGACCATTATCCGCGGGCACAAGGCCACGATCCGGCCGGACGGCGAAGGCATGAAAGTCACCGCCGAAGACGAGTTCAAGGAATGGTTCAAGAAGGAATTCGGTCAGGAAGAAATCATCGTGCCGCGCCAGCCGCGTCCCGGCCACATGGAAGTATGGCTGCAGGCCATCCGCACGCGCGGCGAAGTGCATCTCGACGCCGAAACGTCGTACCGCGCCATGGCCGGCATCAAGATGGGCGTCGAGGCCTACCGGCAGGACAAGACCATCTACTGGGACTGGCAGAAAGAACGCTACGTCAACAAGCACCCGCGCCCGAATCGAAATTCAAAGTATCCGGCGGAAAAAGCCTGATCGAATATCATTCACGTGTCGTGGCC comes from the Candidatus Hydrogenedentota bacterium genome and includes:
- a CDS encoding Gfo/Idh/MocA family oxidoreductase: MNRRGFFRRAGQGAALAGMGLMVAEAAEASSKRKIVPADPHAPKTGRLLKDDEIIGIGMIGVGGMGGSHVEELCSMEKAGAKIQIRAVCDVYKRRQTYRQKWIKSNVGRDVDAYTDYRKLLERDDIHAVVIATPDHWHALNSIHAMEAGKDVYCQKPVTLTTEESIAVRDKVLETGRIFQCGAQGSSDDWWWQARAFIKKGGIGKVVWAQADYSRNSAGGPDDRGGEWNWHIDPDATDKPGAGEAYIDWQQWLGPAPKRPFSKPRFFQFRKFWDYSGGIATDLLYHVLAPMTIALDAKAPERATAAGGIFVQHDDREVPDTFMMTLDYPDDYTVVLTSSMANRQANPTIIRGHKATIRPDGEGMKVTAEDEFKEWFKKEFGQEEIIVPRQPRPGHMEVWLQAIRTRGEVHLDAETSYRAMAGIKMGVEAYRQDKTIYWDWQKERYVNKHPRPNRNSKYPAEKA